Below is a genomic region from Marinobacter alexandrii.
AGATATATCTGGGCAATTTCAACTTTTGCCATTTATTCTTTTCGTCATGATTGGACCTGTCACCTCTATCATATTACTTGGTTTTTGGGGTGTTTTTGGTAGAGTATTTGATCTTAGACAGAGTAAAAGAATTATAGGAGGTATTGATACAGGCCAATTGATGGCTACAATGATTGCCTTTTTTAGCATCCCTCTACTAACCAGTTATGTGATTGATGCTACTTATGATTTGCTATTTGTTTCTGCACTTGCAGCTTTAGGTGTGTTTATATTCACTTTATTACTCGTCATTAATTTCAATTTGGACAAAGCAACGAAAGTTCTCAAAGGAGAGGAAGTACAAAAGGTGAGTTTCTTTAGTTTAATGAAAGATAAATATCTAAGGTTACTTTCGGTCTTTCTTATTTTTTCAATGGGAGCTGCAGTATTTGTAGACTATACCTTTTTGAGTGCTACTGAGACCATGTATCCTGATGAGAAAGATTTATCAAACTTCCTTTCGTTTTTCTCTGGAACCGTCATTGTTGTTTCATTCCTTATCCAAAGTTTTATCAATGATTATATCATTGGCAAGTTTGGGTTAAAGGTTGCCTTGATGACTATGCCACTTATTTTGATCTTGTTTACGTTAGGAGCGATTATTGTCGGGCATATATTCGGTTATGAAGAAAAAACCAGTGAGTTTATTATGTTCTTCGTACTTACTGCAGTTGGAAAGCTTTTTATTGCATCGCTAAAAGATGCATTGGAGAATCCAGCTTTTAAACTATTCTTCCTTCCTTTGGATATAAAGATTCGTTTTGATATTCAAACTCGAATTGAAGGAGTAGTTAATGAAATAGCTGTATTCGTAGCTGGAGCCACCCAAATGGCTCTTGGGCTACTCGTTTTCTTCAAGTTGATCCATTATTCTTATTTCATTCTTGCACTAGCTGCTGGAGTCATCTATTTGGCAGGAAAACTTTTTGAGGAATATAAGAAAACGCTTAAAGCTACGCTAGAAAAGAAAAAAGCAGGGTTACAAGGTGAAGGGAAAAGAAACGAGAACAATACTATTAATATCCTAAAAGAGGAGGTCGAATCAAGAGATGTGGAAAGAATATTAAATGCGCTTCGTCTATTCGAGAAGCTAGAACCTATTGAGTTCGAGTTTGTTCTTCTGGACCTTCTAAATCACAGATCTCCAATCTTACGAAGCTATGCATACCAGAAACTGGGTGATCGTTTATGTTGGGAAGCCATAGAAATAGTTGAAAAAGATATTAAGACAGAAGGAAACGAGGATGTCTTAAAAATTGCCAACACGACATATAAAAATTTAAGGACGGCTGCTGATTTTAAGCTGACGGATGTTTCTATTAAAGAACTAGTTAGATCTACAGAAGCGGAAGATAGAAAAAGAGGAGCCAGACTTCTAGCAAAGGCTTCTGAAGACCGACATATTACATTTATTGTAGAACTACTAAGAGATATAAACCCAGGTGTTCGTTCTGCGGCTATGATTTCAGCGGGTAAAATTAGGCGCCCCGAGCTATGGCCACTACTAATAGAAAATTTGCACTTGGCGACTTACGGGAATGTAGCTATGTCAGCATTAAAAGCTTCTGGTGAAGCAGCATTTCATACGTTAGACACTGCGTTTTATAAAACGGGTCAGTATCATGCAACCATGATAAGAATTATCCAAGTTCTGGGTAGAATAGGAGGTCGAGGAGCTACAGAGTTGCTTTGGAAGAAAATTGACTTTCCAGATAGGAAGATTGTTTCACAACTTTTACTCTCTCTTAGTTACACCGGATTTGTTGCTAGAGATTTTCAAGCAGCAAGAATTAAAATAGCAGTAGAGGGAGAGATAGGAGATATAGCTTGGAACATTAAGTCTACTCAGGAAATTCCGAATGAGACCGATATTGACGTTTTAATTAAAGAGGCAATGGTCGATGAAGATGTCAAGAATTATGACAATATCTTTATGCTATTGGGTATGATTTATGATCCGCAAAGTGTATTGCTGGCAAAGGAGAATATCCAAAGTGGTACAAGTGAGAGCATCACATTTGCGATTGAGATGATGGATATCTTTGTTGAAGAAGAGCTAAAGCCTAAACTCATTCCTGTTTTGGATGAATTAAAAATTCATGAAAGGTTATTCAAACTTCAAAATCATTACCCACCAGAAGATTTTGATTCATATGAAGATCTTCTTCTACAAATCATAAATAGAGATTATAATAGAATTAACAGGTACACGAAAGCATTGGCAATGTTTAGGTTCAGTCAGTTGAGTAGCCATGTTACAGCAGATTTAATAGCTAACTTATTTAATCCTGATCCTTTATTGCTTCAAACGGCTGCTTTTGTTATGTACAATATTAATAAGGACGCCTATCACCAACATACTAAGCGCCTAAGACCAGTAACGAAGAAAGAACTAGATAAAGCCATACTTCCACCTGTATTCAGACACGAAGATGAAGAGTATCACCAAAAATTACTTCTGATCGAACGGGTGGTGGAGTTGAAGAAAATTGAGATTTTCAAAAAAATCCCTGGTGAGTTGATTACCTATTTGGCTGAGGCTTTGGAGGAAGTCAGAATGAAATTAGGAACAACAATAATTAGAGAAGGAGATAATGGTTCTGAACCCATGTATATTGTTTTAGATGGAGCGATTGATATATACGAGGGAGACAATAAAGTCGCCGAAAGAGTGAAAGGCGGAGTATTTGGAGAAAAAAATATTACCGAAACAGATACATTTTCATTTACGGCATTAGCTAGAAATGAGTGTACATTATTGATGCTAAGGAAAGAAGAACTTCTAAATTTAATGTCACGGCATATTGAAATTTTGGATTGTTGGGTTGATATAATGAATGGAATTATGGATGAGGATGACGTGGAAATTGTAGATGTTTTATTTGGATGACATTCGATAACGTACTTTTGAAAGAATAAAAAATTAAATTACTTCACCATATAAAAACCGCCTAATCTCAAAAATGAGTATTAATCGTACCATAGCACTAATTTATTCGGAAAAAGACGATGCGATGATTGATGGAGGCATCAAAGGATGGGTAACAAACTTCCATAAGTTTTTATCTACATTGATGTATCAAATTACTCGAGAAAACCCTGAAATAAAGCTCATAACTGAATCCAATTTCTCAGCTGCGGAGTTAGATGATTATTTTATAATTCTTACTGTGGTAACTTCTAATTTAACCTCAAATGAGGTTTTAATTAAGGCTCTCAATGCACATGGTAAGAAATTGAAAACGCAAGAAAAGCTGGTAGTTGATGGCGTGCCGCGCTTCTTTAAAATTCTAAAAAGACCATATGATCCAGATATTCATTTAAATGAATTAGAAGACCTTCTCACATATGATTTTTATCTGGTCGATCCACTGACAGGTGACCCTCAAGAGTTTACAAGATTTTTCGGGAATGATGCAGAGAGGAGTTACTGGATGAAGCTAGTCGATATGGCTTACGACATCAATCATGTTTTGAATGCTAAAGAAGCTGCTGATGGATCTGGTACTTATGCAACTATACCGCGAGAAAAGACAGTGTATTTAGCAAGTACAGGTGTAGACATGGTTATTCAGAGAGATATTATCAAGAGGGAGTTGATCAGGCATGGTTACAAAGTACTACCAGATCATAGCTTACCAAAAGAATCTAAGGCATTGGACAGAATGGTGAGAGACGATCTTGAAAGATGTCGACTTTCTATTCATTTGGTTGGAGAAGATTACGGATACAAGCCCAGAGGATCAGAATTATCAGTCGTTGATATTCAAAATAGAGTAGCTTCAGACCACACATATCAGATGGTTGAAAGGAATAAGGAAGCTAAGAGCGACGATAAAAAACCATTTAGTAGACTTATTTGGGTTTCCCCTGATCTTAAAAATGTAACCGAACGACAAAAAATTTTCATTGAGGATCTAAAAAGTGATGCTGCCGCTCTGGAAGAAGCAGAGGTTCTTCAAATCCAACTCCAAGAATTAAAAAGAATTGTTAGAGAGGAGCTTGTCACAGGGGGGCGATTCAACAATCGAAGAGAAATTAGAGGATTGGATGAAGAGCAGAAAGACGAGAAGACTAAAATGATTTATCTGATTGCAGATAAGCGTGATGTAGACGAAATAGAAGGTATCCAGACTTATCTTAAGGCTCAAGGATTTAATGTTGTTTCTCCTAGTTATGAAGGAGACTTAGTCGATTTAAGATACATACATCAAGAAAATTTGAGAAGATGCGATGCATCAATAATATACTTTGGCCAGGCTACAGAGGACTGGATCAAGACGAAATTGCAAGATCTTTTGAAAGCTCCGGGTTTTGGACGCGAAAAGCCATTATCGGCTAAAGCTGTTTATTTCATGGGGCAGAAAGATGTTGATATGGAGCATTATAAGAAAAACAACGCCATGGTTTTAGGTAATAACGGAGGAACATTCAGTCCGGAACACCTTAAACCTTTTCTAACTAAAATGGAAAGCTGATGAGCGAGAAAGAAATTGATATTCAAGGTCAAGAGATCCAAGATATCGTTGATATTACCCAGTTAATAAATCCGTTCCCAGGTCTTAGACCATTTGGAATAGAGGAAAGTCATCTGTTCTTTGGAAGAGAAGGACAAAGTGATGAAGTTCTTGTCAAATTATCCGATAATAAATTCGTCGCTATTCTAGGAGCATCTGGAAGTGGAAAATCATCCTTAATGTATTGTGGGTTAATCCCAACGTTATATGGAGGATTCATGACAGAAGCGGGATCCAACTGGCGTATTGTCGTTACCAGACCTGGTGGTGGTCCAATAGATAACCTAGCAGAATCATTATTATTAAAAGATAAAGAATATTCAAACCTTGGAAGTGAGGACAAACTTATACGAAAAACCATCATAAGTACCGTGTTGAGAAGTAGCTCTTTGGGGCTAGTCGAAGTAGTTCGTCAGTTAAAGACGAGTGATTTTCAAAACGTGCTCATTCTTGTCGATCAATTTGAAGAACTTTTTAGGTATAGAAAACTTGAGTCAGCAACATCTGACTTGGACGAATCTTCTGCGTTTGTCAACCTTCTTTTGGAAGCCATCCATCAGTACGATGAGCCTGTTTACATAGCTCTGACCATGCGCTCAGATTTCATTGGAGAATGCGCGCAATTTCCAGACCTGACTCAAATGATCAATGATTCTCACTACTTGATTCCTCAAATGACTCGGGATCAAAAGAGAACCGCCATTGAAGGTCCTGTAGCAGTAGGTGGAGGAAAAATAGCTCCTAGATTAACACAACAACTACTGAATGATGTTGGCGACAATCCCGATCAACTTCCTATTCTTCAACATGCCTTGATGAGAACATGGTCATATTGGACAGAAAATCGAAAGATTGGAGAACCAATAGACTTAAGACATTATAACTCCATTGGAACATTGAGAGAAGCACTCTCGATGCACGCTAATGAAGCTTTTGACTCATTGAGTAAACGCGAGAAAGAAATTTGTGAGGTGATGTTCAAAGCTTTGACAGAAAGAGGCTCTGAAAACCAAGGTATTAGACGACCTACCAAACTAGCAACTATTTCGGCAATTGCCGGAGTAAATGAAGATGAAGCCGCAAGAGTAGTAGAGAGGTTTAGAGAGCCTGGAAGGTCACTACTAATGCCTCCTTTTGGAGTTCGATTGGAATCCGAGACGGTAATTGATATTTCCCACGAAAGTTTGATGCGTATTTGGGTTCGTCTGAAAAGGTGGCTGGATGAAGAATCAAAGGCAGCTGAAATGTACCTGAAGTTATCAGAGGCGGCTGAGCGTTATCAAGAAGGAAAAGCAGGTCTATGGCAGATGCCAGACCTTCAACTGGCACTTAACTGGAGAGAGGAAAATCGTCCTACTTTGGTTTGGGGGCAGAGGTACAATCCGGCATTTGAACGCACCATGGTATTCTTAGAGACATCTGAGAAAGCCTATCTGACGGAACAACGAAATAAAGAAATCCTTCAAAAGCGTCAGGTTAAGAGGATGCGAACCACTGCGGTTGTTTTAGCTATAGCCGTTTTGGTATCCCTAAGTTTCTTGATTTATTCATTTATTAAAGCAGATGAAGCTGAGAAAGCTGCAGCAGCGGCAATAGAAGCAAAAGCAGAGGCGGATAAAGAAAAAGAGAGGGCAGATTTACAAGCAAAAATAGCTTTAGACAATGCCGCTGATGCACGATCAGCTCAGGCAGAAGCTGAGAAGCAAACTGATCTTGCTAATGAAAACCTTAGGTTTGCAAATCAGCAGACAGCTCTAGCTGAGCAAAGGCAAAGTGAAGCAGAAGAAGCTCAAAGAGAAGCGGATGTCGAACGTAAGAATGCTCAAGATGCTGCAGAGCAAGCCAGAATTCAAAAGGATTCTGCAGACGTCCAAAGACAAAAAGCAATTCTAGCCTCTCAAAGAGCAGATCGTTTGAGGTATCAAGCGATTGCCCAATCCATGGCGATCAAGGCAAAATCAATTATTCCTGATGACCGCCCCCTTGCTGAGTTGAAAGGTTTAGTGGCGCTACAAGCATTTTTCTTCCATCAGAAATACAAAGATCCTGGCAAAGGCTATAATGGAGATATTTATGCTGGTGTATATAATGCCTTGCAAGGACTCTATGAAATTAAGTATGGGGACCCTGTAGTAGGTGATTCCGTATTTAATCAATATCATAAACCTGTTAATTCAAATTCTGAAAATACAGTAGTAGCTGTAAGATCAGTAGTTCATTCGAATGATGGAAACTATTTCTATTCAGCTAATGGCAATGGAGAAGTAATTAAATGGAATGTGGAAAGCCGTGAGTGGAATCAGATATTCTACAATGAAGACGTGGCTAGAGTGGTTAATGTTAGCCCTAATGAGCAGTATTTAGCACTTGGAACAGACCAAAATAATATCCTCCTATTTGATGTTAAAAACATAGAACAAGAGCCTATAAAAATAAACGGACACGAAGGAGGGACAGTTTTTGATTTGCTATTTCTTCCGGATAATTCAGGTTTTATTAGTGTTGGAAATGATAATAGAATTTTGAGGAGCGACTTTAGGACATCAACTGAACTAGCAAAATCGAATGTCAGAATTAACAAAATTGCACTTTCACCTGATGCCAAGACACTAGTAGGTGGCGGACAAGACGGAAATGTCTATATCTGGGATCTAACGGATATTGGGAAGGGAGCTACCACTTTAGTGAATAAATCTGCTTCTAACGATTCAACAGGTGTCATTTCTTCCTCAAAAAAGGTTAGCCCTATCAAAGCTGTGAAATTTAGCAACAAAGGCAATCTATTAGCATACGGTACCGATGATGGCAGAATTAAGATCTGGGATTTTAAAACTCAAAGTCAAATTCCACC
It encodes:
- a CDS encoding cyclic nucleotide-binding domain-containing protein, whose translation is MVKAFLKFLGGEQGEEKKMLLLLGKGFFMGILLATYQIGAETLFLKVLGDEWLDVAFFSAGAAGIISTAIFVFLQRKINFSTLVISTTFVILIFIGVLRAAFEFVGYNEDISGQFQLLPFILFVMIGPVTSIILLGFWGVFGRVFDLRQSKRIIGGIDTGQLMATMIAFFSIPLLTSYVIDATYDLLFVSALAALGVFIFTLLLVINFNLDKATKVLKGEEVQKVSFFSLMKDKYLRLLSVFLIFSMGAAVFVDYTFLSATETMYPDEKDLSNFLSFFSGTVIVVSFLIQSFINDYIIGKFGLKVALMTMPLILILFTLGAIIVGHIFGYEEKTSEFIMFFVLTAVGKLFIASLKDALENPAFKLFFLPLDIKIRFDIQTRIEGVVNEIAVFVAGATQMALGLLVFFKLIHYSYFILALAAGVIYLAGKLFEEYKKTLKATLEKKKAGLQGEGKRNENNTINILKEEVESRDVERILNALRLFEKLEPIEFEFVLLDLLNHRSPILRSYAYQKLGDRLCWEAIEIVEKDIKTEGNEDVLKIANTTYKNLRTAADFKLTDVSIKELVRSTEAEDRKRGARLLAKASEDRHITFIVELLRDINPGVRSAAMISAGKIRRPELWPLLIENLHLATYGNVAMSALKASGEAAFHTLDTAFYKTGQYHATMIRIIQVLGRIGGRGATELLWKKIDFPDRKIVSQLLLSLSYTGFVARDFQAARIKIAVEGEIGDIAWNIKSTQEIPNETDIDVLIKEAMVDEDVKNYDNIFMLLGMIYDPQSVLLAKENIQSGTSESITFAIEMMDIFVEEELKPKLIPVLDELKIHERLFKLQNHYPPEDFDSYEDLLLQIINRDYNRINRYTKALAMFRFSQLSSHVTADLIANLFNPDPLLLQTAAFVMYNINKDAYHQHTKRLRPVTKKELDKAILPPVFRHEDEEYHQKLLLIERVVELKKIEIFKKIPGELITYLAEALEEVRMKLGTTIIREGDNGSEPMYIVLDGAIDIYEGDNKVAERVKGGVFGEKNITETDTFSFTALARNECTLLMLRKEELLNLMSRHIEILDCWVDIMNGIMDEDDVEIVDVLFG
- a CDS encoding DUF4062 domain-containing protein; this encodes MSINRTIALIYSEKDDAMIDGGIKGWVTNFHKFLSTLMYQITRENPEIKLITESNFSAAELDDYFIILTVVTSNLTSNEVLIKALNAHGKKLKTQEKLVVDGVPRFFKILKRPYDPDIHLNELEDLLTYDFYLVDPLTGDPQEFTRFFGNDAERSYWMKLVDMAYDINHVLNAKEAADGSGTYATIPREKTVYLASTGVDMVIQRDIIKRELIRHGYKVLPDHSLPKESKALDRMVRDDLERCRLSIHLVGEDYGYKPRGSELSVVDIQNRVASDHTYQMVERNKEAKSDDKKPFSRLIWVSPDLKNVTERQKIFIEDLKSDAAALEEAEVLQIQLQELKRIVREELVTGGRFNNRREIRGLDEEQKDEKTKMIYLIADKRDVDEIEGIQTYLKAQGFNVVSPSYEGDLVDLRYIHQENLRRCDASIIYFGQATEDWIKTKLQDLLKAPGFGREKPLSAKAVYFMGQKDVDMEHYKKNNAMVLGNNGGTFSPEHLKPFLTKMES